GGCTCATCTTGCTTCCTGGGCAGATTATCTCGATCTAGACAGTCATTTAAACCTGACTGACGACCCATTTCGTGGCGCAACTATAGAAGCAGGACGTTTATTACCCAACAATCAACCAGGATTAGGAGTAACTCATCATGTTGACAGCTAATAGTCGGGTGGCAATTTTATTAACAGGTGGAATCAAAGGTCATCATGGCAAAACTGGATTAGCTTTTCTGCGCTATAGTCATAGCCAGATTGTGGCGGTAATCGATCCTGACAGCACGGGAGCTTCATTGACTGAATTAACAGGAATCGAACGAGATGCACCTATTGTTGAAGATACTCAGGCAGCTTTGGCATATAATCCCGATGTATTATTGATTGGCATTGCCCCCTCTGGAGGAGAATTACCTGCTGACTTAAAAGTAGAGATTGAGACCGCAGTAGCAGCAGGACTTTCGATTTTTAATGGTCTGCACACCCCACTTAAACCTAGTTTTCCCGATCTACAGCCAGGACAATGGATTTGGGATTTGCGTCAAGAGCCTTCAGGCTTATCTATCGGCAAAGGCAAGGCGCGATCGCTCACTGCTCAAAGAATTTTAACAGTGGGTACAGATATGGCGATTGGCAAAATGTCTACTAGCCTAGAACTTCATCGCACAGCATTATCTTTTGGAATTAAAGCCCAGTTTATCGCGACAGGACAGGCGGGAATTGCGATCGCCGGTCAGGGAATTGCCTTAGATGCAGTACGAGTAGATTTTGCGGCGGGGGCA
Above is a window of Coleofasciculaceae cyanobacterium DNA encoding:
- a CDS encoding DUF1611 domain-containing protein, translated to MLTANSRVAILLTGGIKGHHGKTGLAFLRYSHSQIVAVIDPDSTGASLTELTGIERDAPIVEDTQAALAYNPDVLLIGIAPSGGELPADLKVEIETAVAAGLSIFNGLHTPLKPSFPDLQPGQWIWDLRQEPSGLSIGKGKARSLTAQRILTVGTDMAIGKMSTSLELHRTALSFGIKAQFIATGQAGIAIAGQGIALDAVRVDFAAGAVEKTVLELGQHQDLIIIEGQGSLLHPGSTATLPLIRGSQPTGLVLVHRAGAKHIRDLSDVLIPPLPEVIQLYETVASAGGTFDRVKVKAIALNTSGLNTTEAKAVIESTVELTGLPCSDVVRFGAASLLPAIYAQ